Proteins found in one Erythrobacter sp. 3-20A1M genomic segment:
- a CDS encoding S46 family peptidase yields the protein MKLTNTTFLVAASTFALAAQPVQADEGMWTFDNFPTEQVRGAYGWAPNQQWLDKVQAAAVRLTGGCSASFVSGSGLILTNHHCVASCLFDNSKQGSDYLNDGYIADRRDLELKCPGQQAEVVTKITDVTGDITGAIGSLTGEALTKARDAKIAAIEKAGCPDTDTTRCQVVTLCGGGQYKLYTYRKYSDVRLVWSPEDRAATFGGDPDNFNFPRYSLDASFLRAYENGKPVSTPQHLQWNPTAPEEGELTFVVGNPGSTSRLYTQSQLAFEREVRLPITVTTMSELRGRLIRGMEESPDHAREGLDMLNGIENSLKVYIGRQKALNDPAFTATLAAKEDQLKAKSAGNAEIGDPWADVDDAVTAYRSLYLPYRFISPSSDLYSYAQALVMAAQERTKPNAERLPGFTDSALPLTRKQILDEKPVYNWLDQLSLEWSLSKAREYLGVDDPDSKLLLGKESPEALATRLVEGSKLADPAYRQQLWDGGMAAIEASDDPMIQYALRLNPRQRELKQQVDEAYVGPLTVAGGKLADARFAAYGDTLYPDATFTLRISYGQVKGWVERGNEVPIATTLGGTFERATGSPPFDVAPAFAANKAKIDMDTTYDFVTTNDIIGGNSGSPVIDKAGTVIGAAFDGNIHSLGGNYGYDPTLNRTVVVSTAAVQEALETIYPAPALVKELKAR from the coding sequence ATGAAGCTTACCAACACGACGTTTCTCGTCGCCGCCTCCACCTTCGCGCTCGCTGCCCAACCGGTGCAGGCCGACGAGGGGATGTGGACCTTCGACAATTTCCCGACCGAGCAAGTCAGGGGAGCCTACGGCTGGGCGCCGAACCAACAGTGGCTCGACAAGGTGCAAGCCGCGGCGGTGCGCCTCACCGGGGGCTGCTCGGCCAGCTTCGTTTCAGGTTCGGGCCTGATTCTGACCAACCACCACTGCGTGGCGAGTTGCCTGTTCGACAATTCGAAGCAGGGCAGTGACTATCTCAACGATGGCTACATCGCCGACCGACGCGATCTCGAACTCAAATGTCCGGGCCAGCAGGCGGAAGTGGTTACGAAGATCACCGACGTCACCGGCGACATCACCGGCGCGATCGGATCGCTGACTGGCGAGGCGCTGACCAAGGCGCGCGATGCGAAGATCGCCGCGATCGAGAAGGCGGGGTGCCCCGATACCGATACGACTCGTTGCCAGGTCGTGACGCTGTGCGGCGGCGGGCAGTACAAGCTCTACACCTATCGCAAATATTCCGACGTCCGGCTGGTCTGGTCGCCCGAGGATCGCGCCGCGACATTCGGCGGCGATCCCGACAACTTCAATTTTCCGCGCTATTCTCTCGATGCGAGCTTCCTGCGCGCCTACGAGAACGGCAAGCCGGTCAGCACGCCGCAGCACCTGCAGTGGAATCCGACCGCGCCGGAGGAAGGCGAACTGACCTTCGTCGTCGGCAATCCTGGTTCGACCAGTCGTCTCTACACGCAAAGCCAGCTCGCTTTCGAGCGCGAAGTGCGTCTGCCGATCACGGTCACCACGATGTCCGAACTGCGCGGCCGCCTGATCCGCGGGATGGAAGAGAGCCCCGATCATGCGCGTGAAGGCCTCGACATGCTCAACGGCATCGAGAACAGCCTGAAGGTTTATATCGGCCGGCAGAAGGCGCTGAACGACCCGGCATTCACCGCGACGCTCGCGGCGAAGGAGGACCAGCTCAAGGCGAAGAGCGCGGGTAATGCCGAGATCGGCGATCCGTGGGCGGACGTCGATGACGCGGTGACCGCCTATCGCTCGCTATACCTCCCCTATCGGTTCATTTCGCCGTCGAGCGATCTATACAGCTATGCTCAGGCGCTGGTCATGGCGGCGCAGGAGCGGACGAAGCCCAACGCCGAGCGTCTGCCCGGCTTTACCGACAGCGCGCTGCCGCTGACCCGCAAACAGATCCTCGACGAGAAGCCCGTCTACAACTGGCTCGACCAGCTGTCGCTGGAATGGAGCCTGTCGAAGGCGCGCGAATATCTCGGCGTCGACGATCCCGATTCCAAGCTGCTGCTGGGCAAGGAAAGCCCCGAAGCGCTCGCCACGCGGTTGGTCGAGGGCAGCAAGCTGGCTGACCCAGCCTATCGCCAGCAACTGTGGGACGGCGGCATGGCCGCGATTGAAGCTTCGGATGATCCGATGATCCAGTATGCGCTACGGCTCAACCCGCGCCAGCGCGAGCTGAAGCAGCAGGTGGACGAGGCCTATGTCGGCCCGCTGACGGTCGCGGGTGGTAAGCTCGCCGATGCGCGTTTCGCCGCCTATGGCGACACGCTCTACCCTGACGCCACCTTCACGCTACGCATCAGCTACGGCCAGGTGAAGGGCTGGGTCGAGCGCGGCAACGAGGTGCCGATCGCGACCACGCTGGGCGGGACCTTCGAGCGGGCTACGGGCAGCCCGCCCTTCGACGTCGCACCCGCCTTCGCCGCCAACAAGGCGAAGATCGACATGGACACGACCTACGATTTCGTGACCACCAACGACATCATCGGGGGCAATTCGGGTTCGCCGGTCATCGACAAGGCGGGCACCGTGATCGGCGCGGCGTTCGACGGGAACATCCATTCGCTGGGCGGAAATTACGGCTACGATCCGACGCTCAATCGCACGGTCGTGGTGTCGACCGCCGCAGTGCAGGAAGCGCTCGAGACGATCTACCCGGCACCCGCGCTGGTGAAGGAATTGAAAGCGCGCTGA
- a CDS encoding OmpW family protein: MKLSVLMGAIALGTLVVPATAMAQERAGSVQIKGFVTAVLPDGKITDVETDIVGLPANTQTKANDNVVPTIAIEYFVSDNVSIETICCLTQHDVDGTAGLPGAEFVSDAKLIPATVTAKYHFDLGGAKPYVGAGPAYFIFIDEKPGSATIPLGVTDFDLSNEFGLALQVGVDIPLNDRGLGLSVDAKRYFIDTTARWFAGDTLAIQTEHKLDPWVIGAGLSYRF, from the coding sequence ATGAAACTGTCAGTCCTGATGGGCGCGATCGCGCTCGGAACCCTCGTCGTACCGGCAACCGCGATGGCGCAGGAACGCGCCGGGTCGGTCCAGATCAAGGGTTTCGTGACCGCGGTTCTGCCCGACGGCAAAATCACCGACGTCGAAACCGATATCGTGGGCCTGCCCGCGAACACGCAGACGAAGGCGAACGACAATGTCGTTCCGACCATCGCCATCGAATATTTCGTGTCCGACAACGTCTCGATCGAGACGATCTGCTGCCTGACCCAGCATGATGTCGACGGCACAGCCGGGCTGCCGGGGGCCGAGTTCGTGTCCGACGCGAAGCTGATCCCGGCGACCGTCACCGCGAAGTATCATTTCGATCTGGGTGGGGCGAAACCCTATGTCGGGGCGGGTCCCGCCTATTTCATCTTCATCGACGAGAAGCCCGGATCGGCGACGATCCCGCTGGGGGTGACGGATTTCGACCTGTCGAACGAATTCGGACTGGCGCTTCAGGTTGGCGTCGACATCCCGCTGAACGATCGCGGACTGGGGCTGAGCGTCGACGCCAAGCGCTATTTCATCGATACGACGGCCCGCTGGTTCGCGGGCGATACGCTGGCGATACAGACGGAGCACAAGCTCGATCCGTGGGTGATCGGTGCCGGCCTCTCCTACCGCTTCTAG
- a CDS encoding chemotaxis protein CheB, with product MSLEAVVIGASAGGVQALSQVLPALPKDFPAPVLVVVHIPPRRENALVDLFAGKCRLRVKEAEDKEPLAPGTIYFAPPDYHLLVETDGTIALSSDEPVNHSRPAIDVLFESAADAFGAGLAGIVMTGANSDGAQGLRAVCAAAGLGIVQDPETAEVATMPMAARAACPGSRTMLLEDMGPVLEAMIAR from the coding sequence ATGAGCCTGGAGGCCGTGGTCATCGGCGCGTCCGCAGGGGGCGTTCAGGCGTTGTCGCAAGTGCTGCCTGCATTGCCGAAGGACTTTCCCGCCCCCGTTCTCGTCGTCGTCCATATTCCGCCACGGCGTGAAAATGCACTGGTCGATCTGTTTGCAGGAAAGTGCCGGCTCCGGGTAAAGGAAGCGGAGGACAAGGAGCCGCTCGCGCCCGGCACGATCTATTTCGCGCCGCCGGATTATCACCTGCTCGTCGAAACCGACGGGACCATCGCCCTTTCGTCCGATGAACCGGTCAACCATTCGCGCCCGGCGATCGACGTGCTGTTCGAAAGCGCGGCCGATGCCTTCGGGGCGGGGCTGGCCGGGATAGTCATGACAGGAGCGAACAGCGATGGCGCCCAAGGTCTGCGGGCGGTATGCGCGGCAGCCGGTCTCGGCATCGTTCAGGACCCGGAAACGGCGGAAGTTGCGACTATGCCGATGGCTGCCCGTGCCGCGTGCCCAGGCTCGCGAACGATGCTCCTTGAGGACATGGGACCTGTTCTGGAGGCGATGATCGCGCGATGA
- a CDS encoding protein-glutamate O-methyltransferase CheR: MDAAVTGESIEDIEIQLLLDAVYRHYHYDFRHYARASIKRRLLQARSQWGYDSISDIQSAVLHDETILPKLLNFLTVQVSEMFRDPSYFRALREKVVPHLRTYPSLKVWIAGCSHGEELYSLAILFAEEGLADRTIFYATDINPVALRAAQAGVYPLDRIRLFTENHRLAGGHSSLSDHYTADYDRAVFDKSLRERAVFSDHSLVTDAAFGEMHLISCRNVLIYFDRELQDRVVGLFGESLARGGFLGLGSKESLRFSTHSDMFSEFVRTEKIYRRNAR, from the coding sequence ATGGATGCCGCGGTGACAGGCGAGAGCATCGAGGACATCGAGATCCAGCTGCTGCTCGATGCGGTCTATCGCCACTACCACTACGACTTCCGGCACTACGCCCGGGCATCGATCAAGCGGCGGCTGCTACAGGCGCGTAGCCAGTGGGGCTACGACAGCATCTCCGACATCCAGTCGGCGGTCCTGCACGATGAGACCATTCTGCCGAAGCTGCTGAATTTCCTTACCGTGCAGGTCAGCGAGATGTTCCGCGATCCCTCCTATTTCAGGGCGCTGCGCGAAAAGGTGGTGCCGCATCTGCGCACCTATCCTTCGCTGAAGGTATGGATCGCCGGGTGCAGCCACGGCGAGGAGCTTTATTCGCTGGCGATCCTGTTCGCGGAAGAGGGATTGGCGGATCGCACCATCTTCTACGCCACCGACATAAATCCGGTGGCACTGCGTGCTGCGCAGGCCGGGGTCTATCCGCTCGACCGAATCCGCCTGTTTACGGAGAACCATCGCCTGGCGGGTGGGCACTCCTCCCTCTCCGACCATTACACCGCTGACTACGACAGGGCCGTCTTCGACAAGTCGTTGCGGGAGAGGGCGGTGTTTTCCGACCATAGCCTGGTAACGGACGCGGCGTTCGGCGAGATGCACCTGATTTCCTGCCGCAATGTTCTCATCTATTTCGACCGCGAACTGCAGGACCGGGTCGTCGGCCTTTTCGGTGAATCGCTCGCTCGCGGTGGCTTTCTGGGTCTCGGATCGAAGGAGAGCCTGCGCTTTTCCACCCATTCCGATATGTTTTCCGAATTCGTGCGGACGGAGAAAATATACCGGAGGAACGCGCGATGA
- a CDS encoding CHAP domain-containing protein codes for MTGALSRFRCRAERIYRKTRAIFAASCIIALTIGPVAAQASHLQCVPYARQVSGIQIHGNALTWWGQAEGHFPRGGDPQVGAVLAFRPTGAMPLGHVAVVSAILDDRRILLDHANWSGPSVIDSGVLAVDVSEEGDWSSVRVWYDPIDALGSRSNPTFGFIYKAAPEPDPVFVQLSASGGGEELALYLPRIGIDSTEAGNPATGG; via the coding sequence ATGACGGGCGCGTTATCGCGCTTCCGCTGCCGTGCGGAGCGTATCTATCGTAAAACGCGAGCGATTTTTGCCGCTTCCTGTATCATCGCACTGACCATCGGCCCGGTCGCGGCCCAGGCCAGCCATCTGCAGTGCGTGCCCTATGCGCGCCAGGTCTCCGGCATCCAGATCCACGGCAATGCCCTCACGTGGTGGGGGCAGGCGGAGGGACACTTCCCGCGCGGCGGCGACCCGCAGGTCGGCGCGGTCCTCGCATTTCGTCCGACCGGCGCGATGCCGCTGGGCCATGTGGCGGTCGTCTCCGCCATCCTCGATGATCGGCGCATCCTGCTCGACCATGCGAACTGGTCCGGCCCGAGCGTGATCGACAGCGGGGTGCTCGCGGTCGACGTGTCGGAGGAAGGCGATTGGAGCTCGGTGCGCGTGTGGTACGATCCGATCGACGCGCTCGGCTCGCGCAGCAATCCGACCTTCGGCTTCATCTACAAGGCGGCGCCAGAGCCGGATCCCGTTTTCGTACAATTGTCGGCATCAGGCGGGGGAGAAGAGCTGGCTCTTTACCTGCCGCGGATCGGGATCGATTCAACCGAGGCGGGAAATCCAGCGACAGGTGGGTGA
- a CDS encoding helix-turn-helix domain-containing protein: MQRLLQCEAFSEVDPFDRFATAILPPNLPDALRRRFQALARYTTAAAGEAAIADDDVAQMVFLASGATKLVAHASQGREQVVAFHFSGDLVSVPARAAHAYMLCALVPSEFVTFPLDAFLSLARGEAAVMDAVLGRAMTALARSREKAITLGRKTAQERVASFLVVMAERTGKRGGSPHDSACILDLPMSRRDIADSLGLTIETISRQLGELRDVGLIETSGRSIVRLLDLPGLDERAGHLPAAA; the protein is encoded by the coding sequence ATGCAACGCCTTCTCCAATGCGAAGCCTTTTCTGAGGTCGATCCGTTTGATCGCTTCGCGACCGCCATTCTGCCGCCGAACCTGCCGGACGCGCTGCGTCGCCGGTTCCAGGCCTTAGCGCGCTACACGACGGCTGCGGCCGGGGAGGCGGCCATTGCCGACGACGATGTGGCCCAGATGGTGTTCCTCGCTTCCGGAGCGACGAAGCTCGTGGCGCATGCTTCCCAGGGGCGGGAGCAGGTGGTCGCGTTTCATTTCTCGGGCGACCTCGTGTCCGTCCCTGCGCGGGCCGCCCACGCCTACATGCTGTGTGCTCTGGTGCCGTCCGAATTCGTGACCTTCCCGCTCGACGCATTCCTGAGCCTCGCACGCGGGGAAGCGGCTGTGATGGACGCTGTGCTGGGCCGGGCAATGACAGCTCTGGCCCGTTCCCGCGAGAAGGCGATCACGCTCGGACGAAAGACTGCGCAGGAGCGGGTCGCGAGCTTCCTGGTCGTGATGGCCGAACGGACAGGCAAGAGGGGCGGATCGCCGCACGACAGCGCCTGCATTCTCGACCTTCCCATGTCGCGCCGCGATATCGCCGACAGTCTGGGCCTGACGATCGAGACCATCAGCCGCCAGCTCGGCGAATTGCGCGATGTCGGTCTGATCGAGACGTCCGGGCGCTCGATCGTGCGCCTGCTCGATCTGCCGGGGCTCGACGAACGCGCCGGGCATCTGCCCGCGGCCGCCTGA
- a CDS encoding EAL domain-containing protein: MDASAHPTALEESARLAALADLAILDTESEREFDAVTRVAASVLGVSSAAVSLIDRDRQWFKSRHGIDFTQTPRDIAFCDQVVARRDPLVVPDALEDEAFCNNPLVVAEPRIRFYAGVPLFLKSGHCIGSLCVLDDRPHHNFGDAELQFLWELGSIVEELIEARKARSRADIAAEVVASTPDAVVATNRAAQIVFWNEAAERMFGWPLDQALGQDITLIIPDWFRDDLSDRVEAAVANGPTHWASKFVELEAWTKGGTNFPIELSPAAWGDDDHGGYAAVVRDITKRRALQADRDASKKFLDAVVTNLPSMLFVKDSQTHRYLLLNKKAEELVGRSAESMIGRHDAELFPSRGAAFKQNDARAVASGKPEQAESTFERDDGSMVDIRTTRVLVDGPDRPGQYLLGLSEDVTEIRLSESERLKLARYDTLTGLLNRASFLEQVDKLIADGVRFAILNVDLDRFKSVNDQFGHVVGDEVLKLVGQRIGMLADEETHVSRIGGDEFVCVLTGQALRKRARCISESLMAGVSAPITVGGITAHIGASIGVVVYPDDGDSLETLRQHADLAMYRSKQDGRGEPCFFDDAMDAAERDRRKLETNLRTAIEEDTIDVAFQPIVDASTGEVIGCEALARWTEADRGPVPPDVFISLAENCGLIEMLGEQVLRRACREAQSWPEHIKIAVNLSPRQFFSGRLVDTVLAVLADTGLAADRLQLEVTENLVIQNAEEAFSQLALLKQNGIQISIDDFGIGYSSLSYFQTFPFDKVKIDKSFIGEVEDSRAAKAIVTAVVGLGEQLSMNVVAEGVETIAQQKLLRKLGVTHLQGYLYSEPLTSEQVTSYLSQQVASPVARGLFELV, translated from the coding sequence GTGGACGCATCTGCACATCCTACCGCGCTGGAGGAAAGCGCTCGACTGGCGGCTCTGGCTGATCTTGCGATCCTCGATACCGAGTCCGAGCGTGAATTCGATGCGGTCACCAGGGTCGCGGCGTCGGTCCTCGGCGTGTCCAGTGCAGCGGTCAGCCTGATCGACCGGGACCGGCAGTGGTTCAAGTCCCGCCATGGGATCGATTTCACCCAAACGCCCCGTGACATCGCCTTTTGCGATCAGGTCGTCGCGCGCCGTGATCCGCTGGTGGTTCCCGACGCCCTCGAAGACGAGGCATTTTGTAACAATCCGCTCGTCGTTGCGGAGCCTCGGATCCGCTTTTACGCCGGTGTCCCGCTTTTCCTGAAATCCGGCCATTGTATCGGCAGCCTTTGCGTCCTCGACGATCGGCCCCATCACAATTTCGGCGATGCCGAACTCCAGTTTCTCTGGGAACTCGGATCGATCGTCGAGGAACTGATCGAGGCGCGCAAGGCACGCTCGCGGGCCGACATCGCGGCGGAGGTGGTCGCATCTACACCCGACGCTGTTGTTGCCACCAATCGCGCGGCCCAAATCGTCTTCTGGAATGAAGCTGCCGAACGCATGTTCGGCTGGCCTTTGGATCAGGCGCTGGGCCAGGACATCACTCTGATCATTCCGGATTGGTTTCGGGACGACCTTAGCGACAGGGTCGAAGCCGCCGTCGCCAATGGTCCTACCCATTGGGCGAGCAAGTTCGTGGAACTCGAGGCGTGGACGAAGGGCGGCACGAACTTTCCGATCGAGCTTTCGCCTGCAGCCTGGGGCGACGACGACCACGGCGGATATGCAGCGGTGGTGCGGGATATCACCAAGAGGAGAGCCCTTCAGGCCGATCGTGACGCCAGCAAGAAGTTCCTGGACGCGGTAGTGACGAACCTCCCCTCGATGCTCTTCGTCAAGGATTCGCAGACACATCGATACCTTCTGCTAAACAAGAAGGCGGAAGAACTCGTCGGACGATCGGCGGAAAGCATGATCGGCCGGCACGACGCCGAGCTCTTCCCTTCCCGCGGTGCAGCCTTCAAGCAGAACGATGCCAGGGCCGTTGCCAGCGGCAAGCCGGAGCAGGCGGAGTCCACGTTCGAGCGGGACGATGGCTCCATGGTCGACATCAGGACCACGCGCGTCCTAGTCGACGGTCCGGATCGGCCGGGCCAATATCTTCTCGGACTGTCGGAGGATGTAACCGAAATCCGGCTGTCCGAATCGGAACGCCTAAAGCTTGCACGGTACGATACGCTGACGGGTTTGTTGAACCGGGCCAGCTTCCTCGAACAGGTCGACAAGCTGATTGCGGACGGAGTTCGCTTCGCCATCCTCAATGTCGATCTCGACCGGTTCAAATCGGTCAACGACCAGTTCGGCCACGTCGTTGGCGACGAGGTATTGAAACTCGTGGGCCAGCGGATCGGCATGCTCGCGGACGAAGAGACGCATGTTTCACGGATAGGGGGCGACGAGTTCGTATGCGTCCTCACCGGACAGGCCTTGCGGAAACGTGCCCGTTGCATCTCCGAAAGCTTGATGGCCGGGGTCAGTGCGCCAATCACCGTCGGCGGGATCACCGCCCATATCGGAGCATCGATCGGGGTCGTCGTCTATCCGGATGACGGCGACTCTCTCGAAACGCTCCGCCAGCATGCAGATCTCGCAATGTATCGGTCGAAGCAGGATGGCAGAGGCGAACCATGCTTTTTCGACGATGCGATGGATGCGGCGGAGCGGGATCGGCGCAAGCTCGAAACCAATCTGCGCACGGCCATAGAGGAAGATACCATCGATGTCGCTTTCCAGCCGATCGTCGATGCCTCTACCGGTGAGGTGATCGGGTGCGAAGCGCTCGCGCGCTGGACCGAAGCCGATCGGGGCCCGGTGCCGCCGGACGTGTTCATATCGCTGGCGGAAAACTGCGGCCTTATCGAGATGCTGGGAGAACAGGTATTGCGGCGCGCCTGTCGCGAAGCGCAAAGCTGGCCCGAACATATCAAGATCGCGGTGAATCTTTCCCCGCGCCAGTTCTTCTCGGGACGCTTGGTCGATACCGTCCTTGCCGTGCTGGCGGACACGGGCCTGGCGGCTGATCGACTGCAGCTGGAAGTGACCGAGAACCTCGTCATTCAGAACGCCGAGGAGGCCTTCTCGCAGCTCGCACTACTTAAGCAGAACGGTATTCAAATTTCGATCGACGATTTCGGGATCGGCTATTCTTCGCTAAGTTATTTTCAGACGTTTCCCTTCGACAAGGTCAAGATCGATAAGTCGTTTATCGGGGAAGTCGAGGATTCACGCGCTGCCAAGGCGATCGTCACCGCCGTGGTCGGCCTGGGCGAGCAGCTTTCGATGAACGTTGTCGCCGAAGGTGTGGAGACTATTGCTCAGCAGAAGTTGCTGCGCAAGCTGGGCGTCACCCATCTCCAAGGCTATCTCTATAGCGAACCGTTAACCAGCGAACAGGTTACGAGCTACCTATCGCAACAAGTCGCGTCGCCGGTCGCCCGAGGCCTATTCGAACTCGTATAA
- the ccoN gene encoding cytochrome-c oxidase, cbb3-type subunit I, with translation MPVGPSRYDDDPVRWATLATMFWGLVGLLVGVFIALQLSFPQLNFQPYLNFGRVRPLHTSAVIFAFGGNALLATSFYVVQRTCRTQLAFPALARFVFWGYQMFIVLAATGYLMGVTQSKEYAEPEWYVDLWLTVVWLAYLAVFVGTLLKRSEPHIYVANWFYLAFIVTVAMLHVVNNLAVPVSFLGSRSYSAFSGVQDALTQWWYGHNAVGFFLTAGFLGMMYYFVPKQAERPVYSYRLSIIHFWSLIFLYIWAGPHHLHYTALPDWAQTLGMVFSIMLWMPSWGGMINGLMTLNGAWDKVRTDPIIRMMVMALAFYGMSTFEGPMLSIKSVNSLSHYTDWTIGHVHSGALGWNGLITFACVYFMVPRLWGRERLYSLRMVNWHFWLATLGIVFYAASMWVAGITQGLMWREYGPDGYLVNSFADTVAAVHPMYVMRAFGGAMYLTGAVVMAFNIWMTLAGRLRDEAPLTDASYDPQADRPIVPSLSARPASGAAVPAE, from the coding sequence ATGCCCGTGGGTCCTTCCCGCTATGACGACGATCCGGTCCGCTGGGCGACGCTGGCGACCATGTTCTGGGGCCTCGTCGGGCTGCTGGTAGGCGTCTTCATCGCGCTCCAGCTCTCCTTCCCCCAGCTCAATTTCCAACCCTATCTCAATTTCGGTCGCGTGCGTCCGCTGCATACCAGCGCGGTGATCTTCGCCTTCGGCGGCAACGCGCTCCTCGCGACCAGCTTCTACGTGGTTCAGCGCACCTGCCGCACGCAGCTGGCCTTTCCCGCGCTCGCCCGCTTCGTCTTCTGGGGCTACCAGATGTTCATCGTGCTCGCGGCGACGGGCTATCTGATGGGCGTTACCCAGTCCAAAGAATATGCCGAGCCGGAATGGTATGTCGACCTGTGGCTCACCGTCGTCTGGCTGGCCTATCTCGCGGTATTCGTGGGCACGCTGCTGAAGCGCAGCGAACCGCATATCTACGTCGCCAACTGGTTCTACCTCGCCTTCATCGTGACCGTGGCGATGCTCCATGTGGTCAACAATCTGGCCGTGCCGGTCAGCTTCCTGGGATCACGCAGCTACAGCGCGTTCTCGGGCGTGCAGGACGCGCTGACCCAATGGTGGTACGGCCATAACGCGGTCGGTTTCTTCCTGACTGCAGGCTTCCTGGGCATGATGTACTACTTCGTGCCGAAGCAGGCGGAACGGCCGGTCTACAGCTACCGCCTCTCGATCATCCACTTCTGGTCGCTGATCTTCCTCTACATCTGGGCGGGCCCGCATCACCTGCATTACACCGCGCTGCCCGACTGGGCGCAGACCCTGGGCATGGTGTTTTCGATCATGCTGTGGATGCCCAGCTGGGGCGGGATGATCAACGGGCTGATGACGCTCAACGGCGCGTGGGACAAGGTCCGCACCGATCCGATCATCCGGATGATGGTGATGGCGCTCGCGTTCTACGGCATGAGCACGTTCGAGGGTCCGATGCTCTCTATCAAGAGCGTCAACAGCCTGTCGCACTATACCGACTGGACCATTGGCCACGTGCATTCGGGCGCGCTGGGGTGGAACGGGCTCATCACCTTCGCCTGCGTCTATTTCATGGTTCCGCGTCTGTGGGGACGGGAGCGGCTGTACAGCCTGCGCATGGTCAACTGGCACTTCTGGCTCGCGACGCTGGGGATCGTCTTCTACGCCGCCAGCATGTGGGTGGCAGGCATCACCCAGGGGCTGATGTGGCGCGAATACGGGCCCGACGGCTATCTGGTGAACAGCTTCGCCGACACCGTCGCGGCGGTGCATCCGATGTACGTGATGCGCGCTTTCGGCGGGGCGATGTACCTGACCGGCGCGGTGGTGATGGCATTCAACATCTGGATGACGCTGGCCGGTCGCCTGCGCGACGAAGCGCCCCTGACCGATGCATCATACGATCCGCAGGCCGATCGCCCGATCGTCCCGTCACTTTCCGCGCGCCCGGCGTCCGGTGCCGCCGTTCCCGCCGAATAG
- a CDS encoding hybrid sensor histidine kinase/response regulator, whose amino-acid sequence MTDPVKFLLVDDLEENLLALDALLARDGLELHKARSGEDALELMLANEYALALLDVQMPGMDGFELAEFMRANERSRHIPIIFLTAGSGDATRRFRGYEAGAVDFIQKPIEADILRSKSRVFYDLFVQRRQITAQRDELEGLTAALQAADHQKNRFLAVLAHELRNPLAVLTAGLNILERKSDGAATDTVRKSMRQNLSHMIRLVDDLLDINRIERGKISLRREKVLVSEIMPAALEVAGPAIEAGHHALDVVLPTDPIELDVDPARFIQIVGNVVGNAARYTPKGGRIEVTVTGNATSVSIAISDNGVGIPADQQSRIFDMFEQSDAGMGIGGDGLGIGLALVKQLVELHDGTIQLLRSAPGAGSTFEIRLPIAR is encoded by the coding sequence ATGACCGATCCTGTCAAATTCCTGCTTGTCGACGATCTGGAGGAAAACCTCCTCGCGCTCGACGCCTTGCTCGCGCGCGACGGGCTCGAACTGCACAAGGCCCGCAGCGGTGAAGATGCGCTCGAACTGATGCTGGCGAACGAATATGCGCTGGCGCTGCTCGACGTGCAGATGCCGGGCATGGACGGGTTCGAGCTGGCGGAATTCATGCGCGCGAACGAAAGGTCCCGGCATATCCCGATCATCTTCCTGACGGCGGGTAGCGGGGATGCCACGCGTCGCTTCCGCGGGTACGAGGCGGGAGCGGTCGATTTCATCCAAAAGCCGATCGAAGCCGACATCCTGCGTTCGAAATCGAGGGTGTTCTACGACCTGTTCGTCCAGCGGCGGCAAATCACGGCCCAGCGCGACGAACTGGAGGGGCTTACCGCAGCACTGCAGGCGGCCGATCACCAAAAGAACCGCTTCCTGGCGGTGCTCGCCCACGAACTGCGCAACCCCTTGGCGGTCCTCACGGCCGGGCTCAACATCCTCGAACGGAAGTCCGACGGCGCTGCTACGGATACCGTGCGGAAATCGATGCGGCAGAACCTCAGTCACATGATCCGGCTCGTCGACGACCTTCTCGATATCAATCGTATCGAACGCGGCAAAATTTCGTTGCGGCGGGAAAAGGTGCTGGTGAGCGAAATCATGCCGGCGGCGCTGGAGGTTGCGGGGCCGGCGATCGAGGCGGGACATCACGCGCTCGACGTGGTGCTACCCACGGACCCGATCGAGCTGGACGTCGATCCAGCTCGGTTCATCCAGATCGTCGGGAACGTCGTCGGCAACGCGGCGAGGTACACACCGAAAGGCGGGCGGATCGAGGTCACGGTCACCGGTAACGCGACTAGCGTGAGCATAGCCATATCCGACAATGGGGTTGGCATCCCGGCCGATCAGCAGTCGCGGATCTTCGACATGTTCGAGCAATCGGATGCAGGAATGGGCATCGGGGGCGACGGACTTGGGATCGGGCTGGCCCTGGTCAAGCAGCTCGTCGAACTGCATGATGGCACGATCCAACTGCTGAGAAGTGCCCCGGGTGCGGGAAGTACCTTCGAAATACGCCTGCCCATTGCGCGCTGA